The Rhodoferax ferrireducens T118 DNA segment GCAGCCATGAGTTCAACCGGGGCGCCACCCTCGGCATCCGTCGCTGCATCGGGCCTGACCCAGCGCTCCAGCGCACTCTCGACGTGCGCCAGATGCAGCGCGCTCCAGGCGCTCAGGTTGAATGCAGCGCTGCCAGTCACTCGGGTGTCCATGTTTTAAGCGTCCCCTGATCGAGTACCTTGATCTGGCTTTCGACCGCTTCCAGCCGGTCACGGCAGAATTTAAGCAATTCGGCCCCGCGCTGGTACTGACTCAAAAGCTGGTCCAGCGGCAAATCGCCCGACTCCAGCCGGGCCACCAGTTGCTCCAGTTCTTCCTGAGCAGCCTCAAAACTGGCCGGGGTGGTAGAAACGGTTTTGGGAGTCGAAGCCATGCAGTCTGGGAAATTCCGTAGAAAAAAGCGCGATTTTAGGCTTTTGGTCACGGCGGGCGCACCCAAAGCCCACAAAACCTCTGATACAAGACGCTGGAACCGGACCGGGCAATCCCTGCCTGACCGTCAAAAACAGCCTGGCAGGTACAATTTGCGTTCCCAACCGGCCCTCGCCGGTTTCTTTTTACCGCGCTTTGGCGCATCTCCCTGTGGGGAGTCTTTAGGTCCGACTGATGTCTGATTTAAGTCTTCAACTGCAGCAGGCCACCGGCCAACTACCAGTTTCAAGCTACTTTGACGACGCGCTGTACCAGCGCGAACTGCAAACCCTGTTCCAGCATGGCCCGCGCTATGTTGGGCATCG contains these protein-coding regions:
- the xseB gene encoding exodeoxyribonuclease VII small subunit translates to MASTPKTVSTTPASFEAAQEELEQLVARLESGDLPLDQLLSQYQRGAELLKFCRDRLEAVESQIKVLDQGTLKTWTPE